The following is a genomic window from Kogia breviceps isolate mKogBre1 chromosome 4, mKogBre1 haplotype 1, whole genome shotgun sequence.
TGTGCCATGAGCTAATGTTTAATGATTACCACCTTTGTATTACCCAAGTGATAACatgaaaattattaaatgttctttctgttgagcactaaaaaaaaaaaaaaaaaaaaaaaaagaggaaggaagggaagtatGGAGTACCTCTTTAGAATGTCTCCCTTCATTAAAATACTTCTGCGCTTAGATGAGTAATTTGAGTTTGTCTGGAAAATTCACTTATCTGGCACTATGCCTTATGGTGTTAGGTCCAAGATGCTGTTGCAGTGCGAGTGCCCTCCTCTTGGGCAATGCTTTAGTGGAGTTTTCTGCTGAAGCACTGGCTTTCCTGCATGGCCTCTCTTCATTCTGTTTCCTGTCATCGCAGCAGCCTCACTACCGGGAGAAGAACCGGCTCAAAGCTGAAGTCCATGAAGTTGCTTGAGGTTctgaatgctctggaggaggaggAATCTGGCCAGAGTAGGGAGGAGATCTTCATTGCACCGCCCAACAATGCTTCAGGGGACTTCACTGATGAGGACTCAGGTGATGAAGATGGCCGGCGAGGAACCCACCTGCCTGGCAATGTGCTGCATGCGTTTGTTGTGCCTGAGGACTCTGGCACCGGGGAGGAGGATGATGACCTGCAGCTGCAGCCAGCCATGAAGAAGCAAAAGGCAGTAGTGGAACCTCAGCATGTTTGGACCAAAAGAGATATCTGCCCGGACTTCACCAGTTGGACAGCATCAGATCCTCATATGGAGGATCTCAAAAGCCAGGAACTGAGTCCTGTAGGCCTCTTTGAATTGTTTTTTGATGAAGGAACaattaattttattgttaatGAAACCAATCGTTATGCTTGGCAGAAGAATGTCAACCTGGGTCTCACAGCCCAGGAATTGAAGTGTGTTTTGGGCATTTTGATTTTAAGTGGGTATATCTCCTATCCAAGGAGAAGGATGTTTTGGGAAACATCCCCTGATTCACATCATCATCTTGTGGCTGATGCAATTAGAAGGGACAGATTTGAACTGATCTTCTCATACCTGCATTTTGCAGATAACAATGAGCTTGATGAAAGTGATAGGTTTGCCAAGGTGAGGCCTCTCATTGTCCGCATGAACTACAATTTCCAGAAGCATGCACCCTTGGAAGAGTTCTACAGCTTTGGCGAGTCTATGTGTGAGTACTTTGGACACCGGGGGTCCAAGCATCTGTCTGCGGGGAAACCTGTGCGGCTGGGCTACAAGATCTGGTGTGGGACGACCAGCAGGGGCTATTTGGTGTGGTTCGAGCCCTCACAGGGCACACTGTTCACTAAGCCAGACAGGGGCCTGGACCTAGGAGGCAGTATGGTGGTGAAATTTGTGGATGCACTTCAGACACGTGGGTGTCTGCCATACCACATATTTTTTGACAAGGTTTTTACAAGTGTCAAATTGATGTCCATTTTACGGAAGAAAGGAGTGAAGGCCACAGGAACTGTTCGTGAGTACAGAACTGAACGATGTCCCCTTAAAGATCCCAAAGAACTGAAGAGAATGAAGAGGGGTTCGTTTGATTACAAAGTTGATGAGAGTGAGGAGATCATCGTGTGCCGCTGGCATGATAGCAGTGTGGTCAACATCTGCTCCAACGCTGTGGGCATAGAGCCAGCGGGGCTGACCAACCATCACTCGGGAGCAGCCAAGACGCAGGCCCAGGTTCATCAGCCATCCCTGCTGAGGCTGTACCAGGAGAAGGTTGGGGGTGTCGGCCGCATGGACCAGAACATCGCCAAATACAAAGTGAAGATCCGGGGTATGAAGTGGTACTCGAGTTTCATTGGCTATGTTATTGACGCTGCTCTTAACAATGCATGGCAGCTGCACAGGATATGCTGCCATGATGCCCAGGTGGACCTCCTGGCCTTCCGGAGATACGTGGCCTGCGTGTACCTAGAGAGCAACGCGGATACATCATCCCAAGGGAGGCGAAGCAGGCGGCTGGAAACCGAGAGCCGCTTTGATATGATTGGGCACTGGATCATCCACCAGGACAAGAGGACCCGGTGTGCCCTGTGCCACTCACAGACCAACACCCGCTGTGAGAAGTGCCAGAAGGGCGTCCATGCCAAGTGCTTCAGGGCGTACCACATCCGGTAATGCATCCTGGGCAGAGGGAGCCCCCTGGATGTTTGGTTTGTTATGAGATGTTTACAGCTAATTACATATAGCATTGGGGGCATTTGTGTGTTGTGTTGACAAAAAGAGACCTGAATCCCTgatttggttttgtatttttcctcGTCTTCATTACAGTTATCTTTTTATCATCTTCTGTTGTGCCTACATgtgatataaattaatatttatgttaGTAATCATAAATGtttgtaaatatacattttatactGTTATTTATTTCAACTTATGGCCCtttttttattcaaataaaaatcttGCTTTGGGGTATAGCTGTCCTGATAAGGAGACTTGAACGTAACCAAAAACTTTAGAGAAACTTTCGTGAACAGCAGAAAGATTTTACAGTGTATGCTCTCAGTTATAATCTAAGATATAGGCAATATTGTATCAATATGATGAAAGATATCTTAATcatatttatttcactttaatcTAATGCTAACAAACTGTCCAGGGATAGATAATCTGCCATATATTTATCCAGCTGACTAGATTTGTAGAGTTTGTATTTTcttgatgaaaaatatttttctaatacacATATCCATGTGGAATCCATTTTTATAACTAGTGGGAAGTAGGGAGTTTATTCCCCAAAATGGATGGTTAGcatcatattaatattaaaagttatatatatatttccccaaTGATTTAAATTGTACCTTTAAAAATTCCTGAACTTTGGGGGAAAAtactgaaacaaagaaaaaagtttatgTTGGAAAGCCTAGTGGAATataatccaaaagaataaaagaaatacatataaaaatttggATTTAATCAAAAATCTAAGAGAGCATGTTGAATATCTTTATTTGGTAAAGAACTTTCTACAACAGCACAGATAAAAAAGGAACACATCAATATATTTGACcatataaaactgtaaaattgaCATTCATTATTAAAGGTAAAATGcaaagaaattgagaaaatatgttacagattaTTCCATTTGTAATAATATCCTCAGTGCAAAAAGATCTCGTAAACATATAGGTGACAAGCGTAAAATGTGCaatgttatataaaataacaaatgatgGAAGATGAAAAATGAACATTGAAGATACATAAGAGGCAATAAACTGCAAAGGTAAGTAATTACtagatatcctttttttttttttttgtggttcgtgggcctctcactgttgtggcctctcccgttgtggagcacaggctctggacgcacaggctcagtggccatggctcacgggcctagccgctccgtggcatgtgggatcttcccggaccggggcacgaacccgtgtcccatgcatcggcaggcgggctctcaaccactgtgccaccagggaagccttagatATCCTTTTTtgaaacaaatga
Proteins encoded in this region:
- the PGBD2 gene encoding piggyBac transposable element-derived protein 2 isoform X1, coding for MASLHSVSCHRSSLTTGRRTGSKLKSMKLLEVLNALEEEESGQSREEIFIAPPNNASGDFTDEDSGDEDGRRGTHLPGNVLHAFVVPEDSGTGEEDDDLQLQPAMKKQKAVVEPQHVWTKRDICPDFTSWTASDPHMEDLKSQELSPVGLFELFFDEGTINFIVNETNRYAWQKNVNLGLTAQELKCVLGILILSGYISYPRRRMFWETSPDSHHHLVADAIRRDRFELIFSYLHFADNNELDESDRFAKVRPLIVRMNYNFQKHAPLEEFYSFGESMCEYFGHRGSKHLSAGKPVRLGYKIWCGTTSRGYLVWFEPSQGTLFTKPDRGLDLGGSMVVKFVDALQTRGCLPYHIFFDKVFTSVKLMSILRKKGVKATGTVREYRTERCPLKDPKELKRMKRGSFDYKVDESEEIIVCRWHDSSVVNICSNAVGIEPAGLTNHHSGAAKTQAQVHQPSLLRLYQEKVGGVGRMDQNIAKYKVKIRGMKWYSSFIGYVIDAALNNAWQLHRICCHDAQVDLLAFRRYVACVYLESNADTSSQGRRSRRLETESRFDMIGHWIIHQDKRTRCALCHSQTNTRCEKCQKGVHAKCFRAYHIR
- the PGBD2 gene encoding piggyBac transposable element-derived protein 2 isoform X2, whose translation is MASSSSSLTTGRRTGSKLKSMKLLEVLNALEEEESGQSREEIFIAPPNNASGDFTDEDSGDEDGRRGTHLPGNVLHAFVVPEDSGTGEEDDDLQLQPAMKKQKAVVEPQHVWTKRDICPDFTSWTASDPHMEDLKSQELSPVGLFELFFDEGTINFIVNETNRYAWQKNVNLGLTAQELKCVLGILILSGYISYPRRRMFWETSPDSHHHLVADAIRRDRFELIFSYLHFADNNELDESDRFAKVRPLIVRMNYNFQKHAPLEEFYSFGESMCEYFGHRGSKHLSAGKPVRLGYKIWCGTTSRGYLVWFEPSQGTLFTKPDRGLDLGGSMVVKFVDALQTRGCLPYHIFFDKVFTSVKLMSILRKKGVKATGTVREYRTERCPLKDPKELKRMKRGSFDYKVDESEEIIVCRWHDSSVVNICSNAVGIEPAGLTNHHSGAAKTQAQVHQPSLLRLYQEKVGGVGRMDQNIAKYKVKIRGMKWYSSFIGYVIDAALNNAWQLHRICCHDAQVDLLAFRRYVACVYLESNADTSSQGRRSRRLETESRFDMIGHWIIHQDKRTRCALCHSQTNTRCEKCQKGVHAKCFRAYHIR
- the PGBD2 gene encoding piggyBac transposable element-derived protein 2 isoform X3, which gives rise to MASSSSLTTGRRTGSKLKSMKLLEVLNALEEEESGQSREEIFIAPPNNASGDFTDEDSGDEDGRRGTHLPGNVLHAFVVPEDSGTGEEDDDLQLQPAMKKQKAVVEPQHVWTKRDICPDFTSWTASDPHMEDLKSQELSPVGLFELFFDEGTINFIVNETNRYAWQKNVNLGLTAQELKCVLGILILSGYISYPRRRMFWETSPDSHHHLVADAIRRDRFELIFSYLHFADNNELDESDRFAKVRPLIVRMNYNFQKHAPLEEFYSFGESMCEYFGHRGSKHLSAGKPVRLGYKIWCGTTSRGYLVWFEPSQGTLFTKPDRGLDLGGSMVVKFVDALQTRGCLPYHIFFDKVFTSVKLMSILRKKGVKATGTVREYRTERCPLKDPKELKRMKRGSFDYKVDESEEIIVCRWHDSSVVNICSNAVGIEPAGLTNHHSGAAKTQAQVHQPSLLRLYQEKVGGVGRMDQNIAKYKVKIRGMKWYSSFIGYVIDAALNNAWQLHRICCHDAQVDLLAFRRYVACVYLESNADTSSQGRRSRRLETESRFDMIGHWIIHQDKRTRCALCHSQTNTRCEKCQKGVHAKCFRAYHIR